ccgtcgcgactggcacagtccccgtcgcgacggggttgaGCAGAGAATTTTCGAAGATTTTCtgtcagttcccgtcgcgactggcaaatccccccgtcgcgacgggagttcagcattgaatttttgaaactttctgtaagttcccgtcgcgactggcaaatcccccgtcgcgacgggaataGGCAGAAACAccaattttggtttttcttctcgattctttcaccgtttttcctcaattcttgtacatactttctttaaatgcctgaggacctgaaacaaaagaatcaagcgtaatatagccctaaaactagaaacaaagagtgaaaactaaccgaaaatacgacccgaaacttagactaattctagcctaacaaattcccccaaactagattcttactcgccctcgagtaagatgAATGCTACTAactactaactacgctatcagataatcataATACTGCTGCCTCATGTGATGTTCTCTTCTATTgctcaaactagaatttcaattctaccaactctaacaattaatttagatgctcggtttataacactatgtacaactgcaaaaatttattcaaatgtgaaacattgttataaaagttttactctttccaacagttccacagcctgataactcataagcttgcatgcttacctttctccactaatgttgacagtattctttggaatcattaggtcttttcaaggctttaggtagtatggctcagatattcagggataggcaaaagataattttggctcaagatatcataagcacacaaacagaacccacaagcttcttacttttctttttttttttctaagatcccataatattcccaaatttaccaagattgatagaagacgtctctattatttttcaacatcactgaaatttttttctttcacacatatttttgctttttattgtgtttttttttttcatcatatttcattttttttttcagtgacattgaattacacaatttttcctcttctcaatcttacaattttttcactctcactatttcctcacactaaatgtttctcctcccccaaactaattatgtagcttatgatatcatgaaTACAGggtgaagaaaaaaattaatagtgtggttacAAAATTTTTTCGATGGTTGAAAAACATAAtaggtttaggctcaaaaggttaactaTGGATACATCTTAttacggtaggcttgaaaggctcaaactatccaacaaatgcctaaatcatattccaattgaacactatcaaggatttcgtctcaaGAGAATAAGCATGCAAGTTCTAaactatcctgtcaatcttaccacaaaccctagtaaaacaattataacaattttcacagattgaatatttttgcagataaacacaggtttctaagcatccaaactaatccaaagagttaacagaatcaatCACacaattattttacaatttcagaacacatcacactaatcagcagtatacaactatcttctagcttattgccattccttaactaaaacagaaaattaaaatgcagaaattaaagtgcagaatttaaataattttaaggtctctccccccaaactaaatatgacattgtccccaatgtactATTATACCCAAGGTGAGAAGGACTTACCTGAacccccatcagaaggggttgggcggacccttttcatccaaaagagccctcgtactaaatgaagaaaatttaccaccaatcgtgttgatttcagagtttcgcacaagagtaagctcaccttcagaactaccacacatcaatcttttccaatgacgccgaatcgttcgaagtcgctctttaggctttgctttcttcttatcagctttaacaaaagaacccttcaccatctcaatcttgcaacaggtaggaatgtcggttggggcaaaaacattaaaattgacctcttcatcttgcactctcaactttaactctcccttttgaacatctattaatgctcggcctgtggctaagaatggtcttcccaaaataatgggaatagttgaatcttcctccatatcaagaattaggaaatcagcagggaagataaacttaccaaccttcaccagtacatcttcaattatcccacgaggatgagtcaaagaacgatccgctagttgtaaagtcactgttgtgggctttgcttttcccaatcctagccttttgaagacagacaagggcattagattaatgcttgctcccagatcacatagagctttagtttccaccgaaccccctatagagcatggaatattgaaactacccggatctttaagcttgggcggtagtttcttttgcaaaatggcgctacactcctcagttaatgccactgtttcatagtcctccaattttctcttcttagacaatatctccttcatgaacttcacataacggggcatttgttccaaggcttcggcaaaaggaatgttgatgtgtaatcttttgaagacctctagaaattttgtgaactgcttgtctagattggtctttcggagtctttgaggatagggtattttcacatgatgatcaatattgattggtggagactgttgtggtggtgCTGGACTATCAGTAATCTTCTTATCTGATGATGCTTGAGTTGGTGTTGTTTGAACTTTAATCTCTTCATCCACTGGTTGTATCATCTCAGGCCCATCATATTTCTTTCCACTCCTtaaggaaattgctttacattgctcttttccttttgcatCATTAGTGCTAGGCgaatttccttgagcttgtttttccacttgagtagccaattgttccatttgagtttctagagttttaatagaggctctagtttccatcatgaattggagcaataaatcagcttggatagTGGAGCCTCCACTAGAACTTTGTTGTCGCagctgttgttggttttgttggggctggtttctctgctggtagaaaccctgttggttgtgcccataattattgttttgggaatagtttccaatggcttttgcttgatccattggcaaatcatccacatttGCCTGACACTCAGAAAAGTGATGGGgacctccacatatctcacaaaccaCTTGAGCTTGTTTGGCTTGCACTGCGATCAGCTTTGTTagggcctcaacctgagctgtcagctttgtaatggcatccacctctagcacaccagctaccttcttagtttgactcctttcagttggccactgctgattgtttagagccatctcctccaatagatcataagcctcattagcactctttctcataaaggctccaccagctgctgcatctatcagagttctagtgttaccaaccaacccgttatagaaattatgaaccaacatccacttctcaataccatgatgaggacactttctgattaagtccttgaacctctcccaagactcatAGAGAGACTCATTCTCTTGTTGACAGAAATTGTTGATCTCTCCTCGCAGCTTAGCAGACTTTGCTGGGGGAAAGAACTTAGACAAAAATTTAGTTGCTAAGTCTGTCCATGTTGCTATGGAATTTGGTGGCAAGGAGattaaccaactcttggctctttctctaagtgagaatggaaacagtctcaaacgaatggcatcatcactaactccattgactttaaaagtctcacaaagttccatgaagttcgagagatgcagattaggatcttcagaagggaggccaccaaactgaactgaagactgcaccatttgaagtatggcaggtttgatctcaaagttattcgCATCCATCGCGGTGGCtcgatacatgactgcactcccgtcagagtagggagaatgtaatctctcaagctacggccattagcttggtCTTCCACGGCACCACCATTATTGCCGTTATTTACAACATTCGCATtcacattagcagccatgatttctgttgTTTCAGCaattgctgaaactctttcttgcctcttgttctttcggtttctcctacaagttttctcgatttcaggatcaactggtaatatgactgcttgtccttgacggcgcatacactaggattcctgaaatagataaagaaaatattgcaagaaaaagattagtaattagcaagaaaaataaaccaaagtagaagttagtataattttgggtaatattaatctttatacaattccccggcaacggcgccaaaaacttgttgcgaaaattattaattactacgcaagtgcacgcaatcaagtagtatactcacgcaagtgaggtcgaaccacagggaattggattaattactactaaactatacttataattctatttggcaaatcaaaagtatttatgattaaaaaaggacgaaagaaattcaagaaacttaaaaaaacaagtgaatattaatcaagatgagagaatagggagacgaatcctgttgttaagttaccaatgttaatgtctaattgctatccttctcttgaagtgaatgacagattataaattaacctagctcttttcagatcttctaggttctaaatctcatgctctctaattaatctcttaattaaattaacatgaaatcagcattaagcaataatctaaatgtcacaaaggctatgtaaatactttcgtttcacatcaaaacctagactatccaattttagcattctcaattctcacttttcgattttgaattgagatcataaaacctgtaaaaggtgatcaatcttgcacatggaaattaaacacaaatatgaatagtgttcacaatcaagatggaggaatggcaattattcattaactaggaaaaacttaaacaacattcatcattctccctaaataggagtttagttcaaaacatccataatcaaatccataattaacattgaaacagaaaagaacatagagaaattaaagagaagagaaagaactagttgaagcaattgatccgggtcgccacaagccgctcttctagcctcctcctttgtttctagggttccaattctgaatactctctaattttcacgaacccttgctatttaaaccaattctcatctttaaaattcgtgaaattacgaaattgcccaaaaatcccgtcaaaagggtccccgtcgcgactggcacagtccccgtcgcgacggggttgaGCAGAGAATTTTCGAAGATTTTCtgtcagttcccgtcgcgactggcaaatccccccgtcgcgacgggagttcagcattgaatttttgaaactttctgtaagttcccgtcgcgactggcaaatcccccgtcgcgacgggaataGGCAGAAACAccaattttggtttttcttctcgattctttcaccgtttttcctcaattcttgtacatactttctttaaatgcctgaggacctgaaacaaaagaatcaagcgtaatatagccctaaaactagaaacaaagagtgaaaactaaccgaaaatacgacccgaaacttagactaattctAGCCTAACAAATAATAAAACCACTACAACAAACATATGAGCTACTCACTCACCTATTAAATTTCCAAGGCAACAATAAAACCACATGtgtatttttcttcttctcaccTACTCTTCCACACAACTACACAACAAACTCTCTCAATGTcattaatacatatttattataaagtgttgttaaaattttcttctatGCAAGCTATCTACAATGGAGTCAACATTATTTGATCATACAAaaagtgggagattgttagcGTTTATGATCGTGATAATAACGATTATTAGTTATGTTAATGCAAACCCTAAAGTTTCTTGCTTTTTCATATTTGGAGATTCTTTGGCTGATAATGGCAATAACAATAATCTCAACACTTTGGCTAAAGTCAATTATAAGCCTTATGGGATTGACTTCATTGATTCTCAACCAACAGGAAGATTCACCAATGGAAGAACCACTGTTGATATTATTGGTACTCATATATTTctcttcaattattttttatatatttattttatttaaaaaaaataaaaaaatcataatttgtttataattatgtgttaatttattttaggtGAGTTTTTGGGTTTTGAGAAGTTAATTCCAGCCTTTGCTAGTCTTGATAATAATAGCTTCAATCTATTGAGTGGTGCTAATTATGCATCTGGGGGAGCTGGGATTCTCAGGCAAACAGGAACACATAtggtatacattatatatatatataaataattatatatttttaattatttatgagtACTCTTACTCGAACGAGCAAGTGTGATTTTTTTATTGGTTATGAGTAGGCTGCAAAAACTGTCAAATTGTCAGTTTTTGCAGGCTATCGTGATCGACCAATAAAAAATGTCACATTAATCTGTGTCATTGTAAGTAGTAGCTAGTgcgatattaaactttatattatgaatttttttattggAGGGATATTACTTTTGTTTTTACTAGTAGGGACGTTTAGAGAGATTATaactcaaatttttttatttgactgTATACACGTTTTGTAGTAAATATATAATCTACGTGTTtgtgaaaaaaatagaaagattCAAACATTCAGATGCACACATGTAAAAAGAAGTAAGTACACGTGCAACTGAATTTTTGAACTCTGTTTTTGATATCGtaaattatttagaaaatttcaaaaataaatagaatgcctactataattataatgtagattgtcatatattaaaaaatatatatataattttttaaattatcaaaaatatattgatATCTTTAGCAATAAAGACAAAATTGGTGTCCCTACAATACTCTTGTCCTTTCTATTATTTACAAAGAGTACTTATTGTGTTTTATAGGGTGAAAATATTTGcttgaagaaacaaataaagcaTCACCAAATTATGGTATCAAGAATAAGTGACAAATTAGGGAGCAAAAAATTAGCACAAGAGCTATTAAACAAGTGCTTATATTGGGTTGAAATTGGAAATAATGATTACATTAACAACTACTTCATGCCTTGGATTTATTCTTCTGGAAATCTTTATACACCTCAACAATTTGCTCTTATTCTCATCCACAAATATCGACTTCATATCTTGGTAATTAATTCTTAATTAATACTTCTAATAATTACATTATTATACTTGAAAAGCtcaaattaattgtttattttggaaattatttattaatttgataGGAATTGTACAATTTGGGGGCAAGAATGATCACTTTAGTTGGATTGGGACAAATCGGATGCACTCCGAATGCAATTCAAATATATGGGACGAACAACGATTCTTCTTCATGTATAAGTTACATGAATGACGCTGTtcaattattcaataataaactTACAACGCTCGTAGATGAACTTAACAGTGATTTTACCGATGCAAAATTTATTTACGTCAATTCTTATGAGATAGGATTGTCTGAAGATCTCATCGCTCTTGGTAAGAATTATTACCaataatacttttaattttataatttcattaataaatcgaaaataaataatacttatttttttttcttattagggtttaaggttttgAATGTTGGTTGTTGTGGTGGAGATGAGAATGGACAATGTAAGCCTTTGGAGATTCCATGTGAGAATAGAAGAGATTATGTGTTTTGGGATTCATTTCATCCAACTGAGGCTTACAACTTAATCACTGCAACTAAAATATATCAAGCTTattataacatatcatatatagTTACCCAATAAATATTAGTGATGTTGttcatttatatatttagttAAACCAATTATATATTGtcatagattaattatgatctTTATCTATATAATTAGTAAATTACTTAATTAGTCATAATTAATTCAAggtttatatgtataaatagaatattaatcTCTCTATGTctgtaatatttatatttatgtgtataagcttatttattttattttttttttttttcaactaagaTATATTTCATTCAAATAAACTTACTCGATCTCAACATATTTGATGGATAAAACATCAGTTGGAACGTTAGAgtccaaaaaaaatacaattaacaTATAAACAGAAAGCTCAAGTAATGTGATAAGCAACCTAATTAACAGATCGCTTAACAAAAGCTAAAGAAATATtagaaaaagaatttaaaagtTGTCGACAGTTTTCCACAACAGCTGTAGATGTTGTCTTCACATTGTATTAATTGCATTTGTACTGTTTTCTGGTTTTTTACTGTAGTgacagttaagttagttatcctaactaacttaactgtcTTACTCAGTCTAAGCCTTTGTTACCCGATTCATACATACCTATAAATAGGTTAACACTTGTACAATGTAACTATGTCTTGTAATACACTTTCTCATCAATAAAGAAAGCATTCATTATTCATCTCTTTTGTCAAGAGCACTTGCTCTGGTTTTGGTTATGTGTATATGGCATTACTGCCATAGAGTTGTTTTTGATTGTCAACACAGCTGAGTTAGATCATAGTTCTAGAATTAGAAAtccaacaattggtatcagagctttggAGAGGAGGTTCGAAGAAGATCATCTTGATCTCGGTTCAAGAATCTGGTGAACATCCAAGAAAATGGGCAGTGCGAAGTATGATCTTGAAAAATTTACTGGAAATTACGAACGATTTTGGTCCATGGAGGGTAAAGATGAGGGCAATGCTGGTTCAACAGGGGATCCAGGCTGCTTTGCTGGGAGAAGAGAACTTACCAGATGGTTTGACAGAGAAGGAGAAGGTGGAGATGCTCGATAAAGCTCACAGTGCCATTATCCTGAGTCTAGGGGACAAGGTTCTGCGTGAGGTATTGAAGGAAAAGACAGCTTCTGGTGTATGGTCGAAATTGGAAAGTTTCTACATGACAAAGTCTTTAGCAAATAGACTGTTCTTGAAACAGAAATTGTACTCATTCAAGATGTTGACAGGGAAAAGTGTTGAAGATCACCTCGACGATTTCAATAAGATCATTCTTGATTTAGAAAACATTGGAATCAAGATAGAAGATGAAGACCAAGCTATCATCATCTTGAACTCTCTTCCCACTGAAAATTATGAACATTTTGTGGATACCATGATGTATGGTAAAGAATCATTGACTCTAGAAGAGGTTCAAAATGCTTTAATGTCCAAGGAATTAAAGAAGAAATCAGACCAGAAGGATGACAACAATGGTGATGGATTGTTTGTTCGAGGCAAGAATTTCAAGAAGGGAAACAAAGAATACACAGGAAAAGGGAAGAATCAAGGAAAGTCAGattcaaaattcaagagaaaatgCTTTGTCTGCAACAAAACCACTCATTTGAGAAAAGATTGTCCTGTTCTTAAGAGTTACAACCAGAAACAGTCATCTGGTGATGTTGATCTGGTTTCAGACTGTGACAGTGATGGCTATGGAAGTGCAGGGGTATTAGTATTGTCTAAGGAAAGTTCAAGAACTGACTGGGTACTCGATTCTGGGTGTTCCTTTCACATTTGCCCAGATCAGTCCCAATTCAGTAATTATGAGAAGATTAATGGTGGCATGGTCAGGCTTGGTGATAATAGATCATGTCCCATAACTGGTATAGGCACTATCAAGCTACAATCAAAAGGTGGAGGAGTTTCAGAGCTAAAGCATGTCAGACATGTTCcagaaataaaaagaaatttgatATCTGTGGCTATGTTGGATCAAGAGGGCCATTCTGTGAAAATCGAAAATGGCATGATGAGAATTGTCAAAGGGTCAATGCTAGTAATGAAGGGTTCCAAAGAAAATGGGATCTACATCTTACTTGGAAACACTATGATGAATCAAGCAAATGTTGCagaagatgaagggaaaagaaagACAGTAATCTGGCACAAGAGGCTTGGACACATCAGCAATGGTGGACTCAAGATTCTTAGCAAAAAGGGAGTGTTTGGAAAGGACAAAATCATGGATCTGGAGTTCTGTGAACAATGTGTACTTGGAAAGGCTACAAGGATAAAATTTGGAACTGGGAAGCATGTTTCAAAGGGTATTCTCAGCTACATTCACTCAGATCTATGGGGGCCTTCAAGGACAGTTTCTAGAGGTGGTGCCAGGTATTTTCTCACCCTTATAGATGATTTCTCAAGATTTGTTTGGGTTCATATATTGAAAACTAAAGATTTGGCTCTGAAGTTTTTCATAGAATGGAAAACCATGATTGAGAATTAAATtggtaagaaaattaaaaagctTAGAACTGACAATGGCTTAGAGTATTGCTCAGATGCTTTTACTAACTATTGCAAAAAGGTTGGAATTAGTAGACACAAGACAGTACCAAGAACACCACAATAAAATAGTTTGGCAGAGAGGATGAATAAAACCATCTTAGAACGAGTTAGGTGCCTACTGATCCATTCTGGACTGCCAAAGAACTTCTGGGCTGAAGCTGTTTCCACGGCTTGTTATTTGATAAACCATTGTCCCTCATCTGCAATAGGCTTCAAGACACCAATTGAGGCATGGACTGGAAGAGATGCAAAGTATGAACACCTGAGAGTGTTTGGTTGTGTAGCATTTGCTCATGTGAGGCAAGGTAAACTCGAACCAAGAGCCAGGAAATGTATTTTTCTGGGGTATCCTGAGGGAGTGAAGGGATACAAAATGTGGAGTATCAAGAATGGAGATCATCAAAAGTATTTTATCAGTAGAGATGTTACTTTTGATGAAAACAGAGTCTATAGAGATACTCTCCAAACCCAGCCAAATGAACCAGTACCATCTGATCTTGAACAAGAAGAGGAGTATCAGTTTGAGGTGGAGCCCAGTAGTGATCAGAATAAGATGCAAGATCAAGGGACAACTGAAGTTGAAGAAGATGTGATTGAGAATGACAATGATGCAGTGAATGATGAACAAGATGAAGAGGAGGATCAAGACTACCAATTGGTCAGAGACAGAAAAAGAAGGGCTGTCAAACCACCAAACAGGTTTGGTTTTGCTGATCTGGTGCATTATGCTTTGTCTAATGCTGCAGTGGATGAGCCTCTGAATTTTAGAGAAGCTATGAAATCAGCATACAAGCATGAATGGAATCAAGCTATGGAGGATGAAATGACTTCATTAAAGAGAAATCATA
This region of Cannabis sativa cultivar Pink pepper isolate KNU-18-1 chromosome 7, ASM2916894v1, whole genome shotgun sequence genomic DNA includes:
- the LOC115697568 gene encoding GDSL esterase/lipase At1g29670, with protein sequence MESTLFDHTKSGRLLAFMIVIITIISYVNANPKVSCFFIFGDSLADNGNNNNLNTLAKVNYKPYGIDFIDSQPTGRFTNGRTTVDIIGEFLGFEKLIPAFASLDNNSFNLLSGANYASGGAGILRQTGTHMGENICLKKQIKHHQIMVSRISDKLGSKKLAQELLNKCLYWVEIGNNDYINNYFMPWIYSSGNLYTPQQFALILIHKYRLHILELYNLGARMITLVGLGQIGCTPNAIQIYGTNNDSSSCISYMNDAVQLFNNKLTTLVDELNSDFTDAKFIYVNSYEIGLSEDLIALGFKVLNVGCCGGDENGQCKPLEIPCENRRDYVFWDSFHPTEAYNLITATKIYQAYYNISYIVTQ